Below is a window of Leptospira sp. WS58.C1 DNA.
AAACTGCCGGAGTTTGAGATCAAAGAATAACTTATACCAATGGAGGATTTTGCAGATTCGGGAATCGCTAAACCTACGTTGTTACCGACCATTCTCCAGCCTAGATCCATTTGGATCCCTGCGCGTCCGAGCAAATATCCGAAAAGTAAATTCCCTGCTTGGTTATCCAAACCCCTAGAAAGATTAGAACCTAGTCCAGGCAGAACGGAAGAAGTCACTCTCACGTCCGTTAAAGGATCGAAAGCCCTTCTTTCCGTATTCGCTCCCACATAAGCTTCGGATTTATTTTCTTTATTCTGGCCCATGCTCATTGCCATTACAAAAACCTCTTCTCTTCCGAGGGAAGGGTAGAGGGCGAAAAATTCTCTCTTTTGTAGAAGAATTTTAGGTTGGTTCGGTAACTTATTCGGCAGTCCCGGAATCGAATCGTAAGATGCGGATTCGGTCGGGAGGTATTCCTGAAACACTTTCATTTCATAAGGATATTTGAATGTAAGAGCGGAAAAAAATTGGACCTTATTCTCTTCCTTCTCGTCTTTCTGGTCGGAAGTTCCCTTTTGGGAAAATAGGGCTTTATTTTTGGAAAAGTTGTCGAAAGAATCCCAGAAAAAAGTAGAACTGTTCTCTCCGTAGATTACGGACAGGCTCGCTATAAAGGGAATGATCACCTGCAGGATGGAAGGAAAGGTCTTTCTAAAAAACGAGCGCTTACGTTTAGGAAGAGATTTGGAATCAAATGTCATTTTCTCGGTTCTCATCCTATATTTATTGATATATGACGGAATATTCTGCTTTGCCAATGATAATTCCGTCATATTTAGCAAAAAAACCAACCTTCTATAATTTACTTGGAATCGGTAAAAATGAACACAAAGATCAGAAATTTCGGCCCCTGCAAATTTGAAAGTCCGGCCGCCTATGAATATTACACCGCAGACGAATCCAAGGTGGTTTTTAAGACGGTATTCGAAACGGAAGAGAACTGGAAGGAATATATAGAAGAAGGCGCCGAATTTTTCGAACAAGCAGGTCCTAGAAAGAAAATCTATTTCGACCCGAAAGAAGTAACCGCCGGGATCGTAACCTGCGGCGGGCTTTGTCCAGGGATCAATGACGTGATCCGAGGGATTGTAATGGAATTAAATTATAGATACGGGGTCAAACGTATCCTTGGATTTCCTTACGGTTATCAGGGCCTTGTCAAAAAGTATGATCATAAACCTATAGAGTTGAATCCCGAAAACGTGGCTCATATAGGAAGGGACGGAGGTACGATTCTTGCCTCTTCCAGAGGGAACCAAAATCCTTCCGACATGGTGGATCGACTCTCTTTATATGGAGTCAAGATGCTCTTCTGTATCGGAGGAGACGGAACCTTAAGAGGTGCAAAAGAGATCGTTAAGGAGATTGATAGAAGGGGCGAAGAGATTTCGGTCATCGGAGTTCCTAAAACGATAGATAACGATATCAATTATGTGCAAAAAACTTTCGGATTTTCCACGGCCTTCTCCAAAGCGATGGAAGCTGTAGAATGTGCGCATGTGGAAGCAAAAGGGGCGCCGAACGGGATCGGTGTAGTAAAGTTGATGGGAAGACATTCCGGTTTTATCGCGGTGAATGCAGCTCTGGCTTCTCAAAACGTAAATTATTGCCTCATTCCGGAAGTGGATTTTGATCTGCATGGAAAAGGTTCCTTCTTAGATGTTCTCAAAAAAAGAATACAGACCAGAGAACATGCAGTGATCATCGTAGCGGAAGGAGCGGGACAAAAGTTTTTCGGCAAGACGGAAGAAAGAGACGCTTCAGGAAATCTAAAGTTAGGCGATATAGGGGTGTATCTTAAAAATTCCATCCAAGAATTTTTCAAAGCGGAGAAGATAGAAGTGAACGTAAAATATATAGACCCGAGTTATATCATCCGTTCCATTCCCGCAAACCCTGAGGATTCCATTTTTTGCGGATTTTTAGCCCAGAATGCCGTACACGCTGCTATGGCAGGCAAGACGGATATAGTGATCGGTATGTGGAATAACGTATTCACACATCTTCCGATCGATATAGCCATCCAGGAAAGAAAAGTGCTGCAACCTACTAAGAGTACTTTATGGAGAACCTTGCTGGCCTCTACAGGGCAGCCCGCTCATATGGTGGCAGAATAGTAGAAGAGCCTATCTATTGAGTTATATTATGAAATTCTAATTCAGACGGACCATTACTAAAGTGTAATCGTCGTGAGGATCCGCCTCTCCTCTGAACGCATCGGTAGTATCCAGGATCAGTTCTTTTAGATTTTCCACAGGCATGTCCCCGTTTCTTTCTATCAGTTTTGCAAGATTTTCCAGAGAATACATTTCTCCGCCTTCGTTAGTGGTCTCGCTCACACCGTCGGTATATAGAACTAGAAGATCTCCCGGTTGGTATTCCACTTCATGTTCTTCTATCTCCGACTCTTTGATACCGAGAGGCATTCCTTTTCCGGAGAGAAGTAATACCTTCTTCTCTTTTGCTTTATATAATAGCTGCTCGTTATGGCCCGCACTAGAATAACGTATCCTTTTTTTGAGCATATTGATACGAGTGAGCATTACCGTAACGAACATAAAATAACCGGACTTCTCCTGGATGATCCGATTCGCCCCCATAAGGCTGATGCTTGTGGAAGAGTTACGCGCCACTTCACCTGCGATAATCGTTTTGGAAAATTCCATAAACAATGCTGCGGCGATCCCCTTTCCGGAAACGTCCGCGATCAGGATACTCACTTCGTCAGGATTATGGTAGATTAGATCGTAAAAATCTCCGCCGATCTCCTTAGATGCGGTATAAGAAGTTTCGATCTCCAAAAGATGCATCTTCTTAGGAATATTAGGCAATGAGTTCAGCTGGATCTGAGAAGCGATCTGCATGTCTCTTCGGATAGAGGTTAACTTCTCCTTTTGGTTCTTTGCCAAAAGACTATTATATGCTTCTGCGATCTGGTTGGAGATCGTGCTTAAAATGGAAAGATCCTGGTGAGAGAAACTATCCCCACTGATCTTATCCGCAGCGTTTAAAACGCCTATGATGGTACCGTCTTGGCGGATCGGAACGGAAACAAAGGATCTTGTCTTATAACGATTTGGGGTAAGAAGGTCCGGATTGATATCCGTTTGTCCTTGTACTAAAAGAGCTTTTCCCTGGGATAAAATTTCGTTTAAGATCCCTCGGGACTCATCCACCAAATGGGATTCTTCTTCCAGACTGAAACCGATTGATTTTGAGAGTTCGAAAGATTTTGTTCTAGGATTTTGGAAGATTAAAGAAACTCTTTCCGCACCTAAAACATCGGAGATGGAGTTTACTGTCAGATTTAAGAATTGGTCCAACTCGCCGATATTAGAAATCGCCTGGCTGATCTGATAGAGACAGTCCAATTCTCTCGCGCGATCTTTTAGATCGCGGATCAATTTTCTGTTACGGATCGCGATTGCAGCAAGATCGGAAAGATATTCTAATATTTTAATATCCTTAATTGTGAATTCGGGCCTTTCCAAAGAGTTCACCGCTTCCAGTACTCCCTGGATCTCTCCTTGGGCCTTCATCGGAACGCAGATCAGGTTTTTTGTGGTAAATCCGACTGCGTCGTCTATATTCCTATAAATCCTAGGATCGTTTGCCGCATCGTTAACGATGACAGGTTCTAAACTTTCTAGAACCATTCCGGCGATCCCTTTTCCTCTCGGGACTTTTAATTCTGTGAGGGACTCTCCCTTATCACCTTTAGCGACTTGGAATACGAGACAATCTTCTTCCCGATCGTAGAGTAGAAGGGAACATCCTTCCGTATTGAGTACATCTTTTGTGGTCTCTATAATAATTCCTAAAAGTTCTTCCAGATCATCCGTGGAGTTGATCCTGGCGGTAATGTCTGAAATAAGCGCTAAGGAGAGCTGTTTGAAACTCATTTGGTCCGGGAATACTTCTTTTTTTGAGAGATTTTCAGATTGGAGGGCTTATTCCAGCCCAAATCCAACTCCTGTCAAGGAGATTCGGAATTTCCATCTTATTCGATCAAGGAACCGATCCCTTGATCGGTAAAAATTTCGATCAGAATAGAATGGGGGACTCTTCCGTCAATAATATGAGTCCTTCTCACTCCTTGGTCAATCGCAGAAAGACAACATTCCACTTTGGGGATCATTCCTCCGGTGATATCTCCTTTTCGAATATAATCTTTTACTAAGGCACGGTTTAAACCGGTTACTAGTTTTCCGTCGATCAGGATCCCGCTGGTATCCGTAAGTAGGATCAGTTTTTCCGCTTTCAGAGCTCCTGCCAATTCTCCCGCAAAAGTATCCGCGTTGATATTTAAGGAATCTCCTGATCCCGATTCGGCAACAGGAGAAATGACCGGGATAAAACCTTTTTCTTGCAGAGATAAAATGACAGTCGGATCTATTTTGTCGATCTTACCGACAAGACCCACATCCACGAGTTCCGATTTTTTTCCTTCTACATCCACTTCGATCTTAGTCTTGGAAGCGACTGCCAGATTTCCGTCTTTTCCGGAAAGTCCTACTGCATTCCCACCTTCTTTATTGATCATGGAAACGATCTGTTTATTTACTTTTCCGGTGAGGACCATTTCTACCACGTCCATGGTCTCTTCATTTGTGACCCGATGTCCATGAACGAACTCGGTCGGAATATTCAGACTATCTAAGAGTCTGTTTATTTCAGGCCCACCTCCGTGTACGATGACCGGATGGATGCCTACATATTTTAGAAGAACGATATCTTTTGCGAAAGATTCCTTTAAGTCGGCCTTTGCCATTGCAGCCCCGCCATATTTGATGACCACGGTTTTCCCGGAGTATTTCGTAATATAGGGAAGGGCCTCCAGAATATTGTTGACCCTCTCAAAGGAATGTTCCATACCAAACAGAGAAATCGTTCCCCACTTGTACGTCGATTCGGAAATGTTTACAATTTTAATCACTGGAGGAAGTGGGGGCCTGGGTCGCGCTCTCGTTTCCGAATTAGGAAGTTCCGGATATTCGATCCTAAATTGGGATCTAATTTCTCCCGACAAACTCCATCCAAACGAAACATTCCAAAAAATGGACCTAACTTCTTCGGACGAACTGGAGAATGCCTGTAAAAATTTCCAGTCCGAACCTTCTTCTTCTATCCGTGGGTTTATACATTGTGCGGGTTACGGCGGTCCTTATCATAAAATCACCCAAGTTTCTTTGGAAGAATGGGACAGGATCTTTTCCATTAACCTTCGCTCTGCTTTTCAAATTACAAAATCGTTACTTCCAATTTTTAGCGCCCAAGGATTCGGAAGATTCGTTTATATCGCATCTTCATTGTCCGTGCAAGGAAGCGCCTTGTCCGTTGCCTACTCCTCTTCCAAACATGGTATGATAGGTTTTATGAAATCGATCGCTGCGGAATGGGGAGAAAAAGGAATTACGTCTAACGCAGTAAGTCCCGGTTATATGGAAACCAAGATGGGCATCCAAGAAGATCAAGTGGACGATCATCGCAAAAAAATAATAGAGATGACCCCCGTTAAGAAGATCGCTTCTCCGGAAGAGATCGCGAGAGTGGTGACTTTTTTAATTTCTTCCGAGTCCGGTTATATCAACGGTGCGAACTGGACTGTGGACGGAGGAATTACTTCGATCTAGTTTTTTTGGGAGAAGGTTTCGAAGTCGCCGGATCTTTTCCCAAGTTCAAAAAGATCTCTCTCAATTCCTTGGTAGAGTCCTCCACTTTTTCATCGATCCATAGTTCGTTTGCAGATGGGGAAGAATCGAATTTGATCTTTCTTTTTAAGATTTTCCCTCTTCTGGAAAGAAGAAGGTCCGCTTTTTTACCAGGCTGGTATTGATTTAATAATTCTGTCCAATTGCCTGGGAGAATCCTTTTGTCATCCAAAGCGATCCATTCGTCGCCTAGATTGATATCCGTTTCTTTTACGGATTTGGAAAGAAGGATCTTACTTACGATCATTCTTCCTCTTTCTTCTTTTACCCTAAATCCGGATTCGATTTTAGGTTTGGAAGCGGTCCTTTCCACCCCGATCAGATGTAAATATTTTTCAACAGGAATACGCTTCGGTTCCACGATATAAGGATCGAATTCCAGTTTAAGATCCAGGCCTGTGACCTTCTTCGCCGTTTGGAAAAATTCAGCCTTGGTAAATCCTCTTTTTTTCTCCTGGTGGAACTGCTTGTTCAAAGCAATCATGATATCGACTAGTGATTTTTTACCCTTGGTCTCTTTCAGGATATAAATATGTATGCTTAAGGATAAAATAGCACCTTTCGTATAATAAGAGATCCCGGTATTCGAAAAATTCGGATCGAAAGGACGATTATAATATTTAGTCCAAGCGGTAAAACTGGAATCTTCCAAACTCATCCAGGATTCACCCAAAGACTCCTCCAACTCCCGTATGTCCTTCCAAAGTTTGTTCAGATACTGCTGGGGGGAATAAGATCCGCAAAGAAGTAGAAAGTAGGCGTCGAAGAAGCTAGTGATACCTTCCGCGATCCATAATTCTTTTGTTAAATTCGGTTTTTGGTAATCGAAAGGGCCGAGCGCGATCGGACGAATTCTTTTTACATTCCAGTGATGGAAATATTCATGAGATAAAAGTTCTAAAAGTGTTCTGTAATTATCGGGGCTGGACCATCCATTCGGATCGAATTGGTTGATGCTACTATTTAGATGTTCCAATCCTCCATACTGATTATCGCTCATATCCAAAGCGAATAGATAATATTGATTTTCCGTTCCGCCCAACAGTTTGATCTGGGTTTCCACAATGGTTGCCAGATCCTTGGAGATCTTCTTCTTATCCTTTGTTTCAATATCTCCTAGGATGACTAGATCGAATTCGCATCCTTCTACGCTAAAACTGAGCTGCTTTTCGTTTGTAAGAAGGATAGGACAATCGAAAAATTCATCAAAGTTCTTTGCCTTCCAGGTTTGTTTGGAACCTTCCTTCTTCTTTAATCCCGTATAACAAAAGCGAAAAGGAGTTAGGGTTCTCCAACTCAGCTCCGGTTCCAGATCGATCCGATCTTTCGGGTATAAGAATGTTGCGGGAGGGTGGACTAAAATAAAATCGCTAGTGAAATAATTGGTTCGAACCGTGTGTTCGAATCCGTAGACTAGATAAGAAATTTTGAATGTTTCTCCCTTGGAAGAAACTTTCCATGTATCCAAGTCCGTTTGCTCTAGGCTCCAGCCCGGTTTGGACTGTGTAAATTGGACTTGGTGGATGGATTTAGAATAATCTCGGATCTTGTAAGAACCCGGGGACCAGTTCGGAATACAGAGAAATGTTTCCTGTTTGTCCGGGTGGACTTCCATTTCCACCTTTAATAAATGTAGATGCGGTTGGTATGTATCTAATATATATTTTACGATCACGCCTTAGGCACCGGCCTCTTTTAAGATCGCCTCTAAAGTTTCGGCGACCGTTTTAGTGGGATCCACTTTTCTCCATACTTTGCGAATGGTCCCGTCAGGTCCCACCAAAAAGCTGTCTCTAGAAAGTCCCTTGAACACTCTGCCTTGCCATTCTTGGTCTCCATAAACTCCTAAGGGACCGCTCAAACTTTGTTTCGGATCGGACAGAAGAGGGAAACTTAGATTGAACTTGTCAATAAATTGTTTATGACTGTCCAAAGAATCGGAACTGATCCCATAGACCTTTGCCCCTGCTTGGGTGAACTTTTCCAAATTGTCTCGGTAAGAGCAGGCTTGTTTAGTACAACCTGGAGTGTCGTCTTTCGGATAAAAATACAACAAGGTCCAAGAACCGGCCGAGTCTTTAGGTAGATGTACGGTGTTTCCGGTAGAGCTGGATAAACTTACTTCCGGCAATTTTTTGCCTTCCCATGAGTCAGACATAAAGTTTTCCTCCTATTTTCCCTTCCGGATAGTTTCTACCGAAAACATTTTCGGGAAAAGGAAAAAATCCGCTAAAAAACTTGAAATCTCTCGGTTTTTCTCATCCAATTACTGCTGTCGAATAACGCATGCTGCAAAATCAAAAAATTCCCACTTTACCTTTTAGAACTCTAGTCTTTATTTCTTTTTTCTTATTCTCTTTTTTCTCTCTAGGTTCTCAGGAAGAAGAGCCCATCCTAGGGTGGAAAGACTTGGATCTTAAAAGATTGGAATGGGAATCCGTACAAGGATTTAAACCTTCATTCAAATCCGGTTTCGAATCCACAGAACCTGGATATGTAAAAATAGAAAAATTCCCGATCGTTCTGAACCAAATTTATAAAACTCCCGTTTCCGACAAGGTTCAGGAATTCACCATCCAGACAAAATTCAATCTTAGTTTCGATCCTAAGGCGAAAGTGTTCTTAAATCCGATCCGATTGTACTTAAATTTTATAGGAGAGAATTGGGAAATTTATCTGAACGGTAACCTTCTACAAAAAGAGATCCATTTGGACTCGAACGGAAAAATGCAAATCCGAAAAACTCTCAGAGATCTGGACGTGCAGGTGGATTCCAGTCTATTACAAGCCGGAGAAAATAGACTCGTATTTCACATGTTAGGAGATGGGCCGGCGGTTCATCTTTCTGAGGAAGAGTATCCTGTACTTTCCCCCATCTTCACTCCGACGAATGTGGACCTCGGATTTTATCTGGATGGGGATTATACTTTAGGCGTTGAATACGATTTTTCCAAGAAAATCGGGATCTTAATCAATTTAAGTTTAAATACGATCTACATATTTTTCGGGCTTTATCACCTTCTCATTTTTTCCAAACGAAGAACGGATAAATATAACTTATACTTCGGGATCTTCTCCATTTCCATGGCTGTGTACTCTTTGAGTAGATCCACGATCATTTTCGATTTTATTCAGGACAGTACTTGGATTACAAGAATTGAATATGGTTCGGTGTCCTTGCTTGCACCTTTATTTTTACTTTTTCTTCACGATTATTTTTACGGGTCCACTTTACCGAATAAGGCGATACTTGGCATTACAGGATGGAGTTTTATTATCTTCTTCTTTTCTTTTTTAGCTCCATTCCAATACTTAATGATCAGTTTGAGAGCTTGGCAGATCTCCATACTACCTTCTCTCATTTATCTATTGTACTTCATGGGAAAAGCGGTTTACCTTAGAAAAAAAGACGCATCCCTTATGGCGATCAGCATGTTCATCATCGTATTCATTTCGGGTTACGATGTATTGGACTCCATGTTTTTCCAATCCGGAATACGATTCACGCAGTTTGCATATCTTCTTTTTGTGATTTCCTTAACCACCATACTTGCGAACAGATTTATCGATCTGTACAAACAATCCGAAGAATTGAACATAGAACTTAGTCATCAAAAACTGGAACTGGCCAGGCAGAAGAATGCATTCTTCCGTTTTGTTCCGATGCAATTTTTGAGTGTACTGGGAAAAGATTCCGCGGTGGATGTGAATCTGGGCGATTCCGCATTAAGAGAGATGAGCGTCCTATTCACGGACATTCGTTCTTTTACTACCATCTCCGAGAAGATGACTCCCGAAGAAAACTTCCGATTTATCAACGGCTATCTGGCTAAGATGGAACCTCTGATCCAAAAATACGAGGGTTTCGTGGATAAATTTATGGGAGATGCGATCCTTGCCTTGTTTTCTGCGGAAAGAGTGATTCATTCGGAGAACAATTGGGAAGGAAAATCTGCTGCGGATCGAGCGGTTCTTGCAGCAATTGATATGAGAAGAAGGGTCCGAGAACTGGAAGAAGAAGTGAAAGGTTTACACGGACATGTAAAGGGTGTAAGGATCGGGATCGGTATTAATACGGGAAATCTGATGCTTGGGACTGTAGGATCTTCTCATAGACTGGACACAACCGTAATTGGCGACACTGTGAACGTTGCATCTCGTTTGGAAAGTCTTACGAATTTGTATAAGGCGGATATACTGATCACTCAAAATACATTATCTAGTCTTACTATTGCCGACGATCTTGCGATCCGAGAAGTGGATTCGGTCGTGGTCAAAGGAAAAAGCCAAGCGATCATCATCTACGAAATTTATGAGTCTGACGATCCACATATCCGAAAACTAAAAGATGCAACTTTGCCCCTGATTTCTCGTGGAATTATTTTGTATAAAGTAGGAAATTTTAAGGAAGCTCTCCAAAATTTCGAACAGGCCTTAAAAGTTTATCCTGAAGATATAGTCGCGATCCTATACAGAAAACGTTGCCAAGAATATATAGAATCTCCGCCTGTTGGGAATTGGGTCGGGGTCCAACATCTTTTGGAAAAGTAGAAGATCGTTTTTCGCTTTCCATAGGACCGGAGGCTTTTAAGAATAGGCACCTATGATTTCTTATCCGGTGTACAAGCTCATTCATATCCTCGGTATTCTATTCTTATTCTCCGCGTACGGTGGTCTGGCACTTCACGTAATAAGTGGGGGTACAAAAGAGAACGCTCCTAAAAAACTGATCGCTTCCGCTCATGGAATAGGCATGACCTTTATATTGATCGGAGGTATTGGAATGCTGGAAAGAATAGGACTTTTGACAAGCTTTCAAGGTTGGATTATCGCCAAGGCCCTGATTTGGCTTTTCTTCGGCGGATTATTGACTGCTTATTATAAAAAACCTGAGTTCGCAAAAATACTTTGGTTCGGTCTTCCCGTGCTTGGTACATTCTCCGCATATTTGGCATTATACAAACCATTTTAAATTTTTTTAAAGAAGGTTTTTTAAGATACTCCCGTTTGAATTTTTAAGAATGGGAATATAAGGATCCGGTCCAAAAGGCCCAGGTCCTCGAGCCCGGGACCGGATATTTAACAATGACCTAAGTTTTGGGGCGGACTATAAAAATGTGTGAAGGGATAAACTTATGGCAAAGGTAAACGTTTCCAAATCGGTCAAAAAACCGTCCCCCAAAAAAGACTCCAGTCTCAAACCTATCAAAGATTTTCTAGGTTCTCGTGATCTTCCAGCCCCAGTGGATCGTTTGGAAGACGTCCGCAGAAGAGCCAGAAGGTTTAGGGATAGGTTTTTGTCGGGACCACAAGTCGTATATTACAAATCCTTTGATCTGGTGCGTGTACCTTATCCAACTAAGTATGCTTTGTTGAACGCTTTTAGTTTACCCACGCCGTTTTTGCATATCATCAATCGATTATTCATCATTCAATACAAAACTTCGGAGGGGATTAAGACCCTTTTATTCTCTCCATCCGATGTGGATGCGAACGCAGAAACTCCGTTTTTCAAAAGACTTTCCCAAAGTTTCGGCCCTTTTCAGGACCTTGGTAGAAAGATTATGGCTCCTACTTTGAATACTGTCGAACAATGTCTGAAACAAGTAGGACTTCCTCCGGAGAAGGTGGATTATATTTCGTTCGATCATTTGCATACCCAGGATCTGCGTAAATGGTTAGGAGCGAATGGTCAGCGAGGATATTTCCCGAATGCAAAACTTTTAGTAATGAAAGAAGAATGGAATTCTATCCAAGGACTGCTTCCTCCTCAATCCGATTGGTACTGTCCGAATGGATCCGGCGGTATTTCCATGGATCGGGTTGTTTTATTGGATACTGATACCGAATTAGGTGGGGGAGTGGCTTTGATCCGAACCCCCGGTCATACCTACGGAAATCATAGTTTGGTAGCAAATACTCCGGAAGGAATTTTTGTGACGAGCGAAAATGGAGTAAGTGCAGATAACTATAACCCGCTTAAGTCTAGGATCCCTGGCGTGCGAAAATATGCAAAAAACACAGGCATGGAAGTGATCTTAAATGGAAACACATTGGAGATAGGCCTTGATCAATATATCTCCATGGTACTGGAAAAAGAGATTGCGGGTCCTTCTTTGCGAAATCCGGAATTTTATAATGTTATGCCTTCTTCCGAAATGAGCGGTTTCTGGCTTTTCCCCGGAACTAGTCCAACCTTCTCATTCGGACAATTAGAATTCGGTAATATAGTTATCCGTTAGGAAATATACATGAATATACTCATCACCGGTGCAAACGGCGGTTTAGGAAAAAATCTTGCGGAGAAGGCCTATTCCTTAGGTCATAATATCCTTATCACAAATCTGAACGAAAAGGCCCTAAAAGATTTCGTGTCTAAACAAAAGTTTGACAAGAACAGGGTTTTAACCGCAAAATTGGATGTGACTTCTCCTTCCGATTGGAAGAAGGTCATGGATCTTGTTTATAAAAAATGGGGAAAACTCGACATTTTAATGAATGTGGCAGGATATCTTCTTCCCGGTTATATAGAAAATGTAAGTCCTAAGGATATAGACAGGCATATCGATATCAACGCCAAAGGCCTGATGTACGGAACTAGGGAAGCTTCTATCCGAATGATCGCACAAGGCGGAGGGCATATTATAAATATTGCATCTTTAGCGGGTGTGGCCCCGATCCCAGGAATATCTCTTTATTCCACTTCTAAGTTTGCAGTCAGAGGGTTCTCCTTAGCGGTAGCCCAAGAATTAAGACCCAAAAAAGTATTCGTCAGTGTTGTATGTCCCGATGCGATCCAAACACCGATGCTTGATCTGCAAAAAGATTATGAAGAAGCTTCTATGACATTTTCCGGAAACAGATATCTCAAAACGGAAGAAGTAACCGATATTATTTTTAATAAAGTAATTCCTAATAAACCTATGGAAGTCTTGATCCCAGGTTCCAGAGGATTTTTGGCGAAGGTCGGAAGTTTTCTACCCGGTTTGAACGCGTTACTCAGTCCTTCTCTCATGAATAAAGGTAAGAAAAAACAAACGGTCTACAAAAAGGGTTAATGTGGACCTTTTTTATTTTTTCAATTTGGCCGGGGTCACCGTATTTGCGGTGTCCGGAGCCTTGGC
It encodes the following:
- a CDS encoding adenylate/guanylate cyclase domain-containing protein — protein: MLQNQKIPTLPFRTLVFISFFLFSFFSLGSQEEEPILGWKDLDLKRLEWESVQGFKPSFKSGFESTEPGYVKIEKFPIVLNQIYKTPVSDKVQEFTIQTKFNLSFDPKAKVFLNPIRLYLNFIGENWEIYLNGNLLQKEIHLDSNGKMQIRKTLRDLDVQVDSSLLQAGENRLVFHMLGDGPAVHLSEEEYPVLSPIFTPTNVDLGFYLDGDYTLGVEYDFSKKIGILINLSLNTIYIFFGLYHLLIFSKRRTDKYNLYFGIFSISMAVYSLSRSTIIFDFIQDSTWITRIEYGSVSLLAPLFLLFLHDYFYGSTLPNKAILGITGWSFIIFFFSFLAPFQYLMISLRAWQISILPSLIYLLYFMGKAVYLRKKDASLMAISMFIIVFISGYDVLDSMFFQSGIRFTQFAYLLFVISLTTILANRFIDLYKQSEELNIELSHQKLELARQKNAFFRFVPMQFLSVLGKDSAVDVNLGDSALREMSVLFTDIRSFTTISEKMTPEENFRFINGYLAKMEPLIQKYEGFVDKFMGDAILALFSAERVIHSENNWEGKSAADRAVLAAIDMRRRVRELEEEVKGLHGHVKGVRIGIGINTGNLMLGTVGSSHRLDTTVIGDTVNVASRLESLTNLYKADILITQNTLSSLTIADDLAIREVDSVVVKGKSQAIIIYEIYESDDPHIRKLKDATLPLISRGIILYKVGNFKEALQNFEQALKVYPEDIVAILYRKRCQEYIESPPVGNWVGVQHLLEK
- a CDS encoding SDR family oxidoreductase — translated: MNILITGANGGLGKNLAEKAYSLGHNILITNLNEKALKDFVSKQKFDKNRVLTAKLDVTSPSDWKKVMDLVYKKWGKLDILMNVAGYLLPGYIENVSPKDIDRHIDINAKGLMYGTREASIRMIAQGGGHIINIASLAGVAPIPGISLYSTSKFAVRGFSLAVAQELRPKKVFVSVVCPDAIQTPMLDLQKDYEEASMTFSGNRYLKTEEVTDIIFNKVIPNKPMEVLIPGSRGFLAKVGSFLPGLNALLSPSLMNKGKKKQTVYKKG